AAGGAGCACGAATACACCAACTCCCCAGAATATCCACCCATTCAAGATTTAAGCTTCCCGGCCAAAAAGAAACGCGAACGTGAATCATGGCACCAGAAGATTGCCAAACTAAGCTCGGTGGAGGAGAAGCTGTTCGAAATCAACATGCCCAAGTACTACGGATACAAGATGAACATGCTGACTGATGAAAAGTTCCCATACAACATTAAACCTTTCATGCAGTACGCTACGAGAACGTGCTTCCAGACTGGGCTCCCGCAGTACTATGATCCACTGAAGGAGGAAGCGGCAAAAATTCTTGAATCGATACAGAGCGAGCTGGAGGACACGATCGCTTTGGAACTCTCGAACTACAGGTAATCATGAGCCAACCGATCGATCTGCTTGCTAATTGCTAATTGCACTTTTTCCCCTCCATTGTTTCAGACATGTTAAGCGCGACGAAACCGTGTCTCCGGtggaaaaggaagaaacagTGGTGCGATCGCTGCTCGTACAGCTCAACCGAACTATAGCGAATGCACTTGCGCCCAAGTTCAATCATTTGAATGAGATTGAAACCGATGTCGATCCTCGACATGAAGCATTTTGGTTCCTTGGTGGCATTTATCCCCCGAATCTGGTGCGCAAGATAAAGGAAGGAGTGGAATGGCAGAAGCAGTATGCCAATGACCCGTATGATCGCAACATCCAATACGTTGGCAAGCCATACATGGCCCTAAGGcacaagctgctgctggagccCTTGCTCTCGAAAGACTTGGAATCGTTTAATGTAAAGCAAGATGGCGCCGAAATACCGGACTACCGATACGATCCACTGGCATTGGGGTACATCGCCGACTTCCGTCATGCCACAACTGTGCCAGGATTTTGGCCTGGAGAGCAGCACGAGTTTGGTTTGTTGTCTTTTCAACGACGAAGCCACGCACTGAATCGCCACAAGTATTGTGCGGTTGATGATTTGAGCGAAGCTATCGATGCGCAAGGAATTTTGTCCAGTTTCGCGTGGTTGTTGGGTCAGGCTTGCTACCAAGGGTTCTCAGTGTTCAACGATGTAACGTATCCGCTAACTACTCAGACGGTAATAACCGATGGCAAATACTGGTCGTTCTATGCCTATCAGCTCAACACGACTCTTCTCCACTCGGATCAAGTTGACGCTAACAGTCGATACAACCTGTGCTGGGGAACGGATGCGATGCAACTGTACGAGTCGATCGATGAGAATGGCAAAATTAATGGGCTCAACAAAGAAGTGcttcaacaaataataatgTTCTACATCAATCAACCGAAGGAACGTGACGTGAATCTGAAGCCATACCTCTGCCCAACGGAGACGCGCGTTGCAGACATTGAGGATGAAAACCGACGGGTGTTTATGGAACGAGCGTACAAGCACATGGCATCAAATCGTCCCCGGCACCGGCTAGTGCCGGAGGTATATCAGTGGGAAAAGATATACAAGATCGATAATAAGACTCGACCGATGGAGCCAAAACGCAGACCATTTGAGTTGGGTGAAAATATGTACAATCGACGCATGGACGAGCACGCACTTAAATACATTCCTCGTGCTGTGCGACCAGGTGGACCGAAGAGCCGGCCCAAGTTCGAAGCTACATACTACCCTAACGTACGAAGACAGTAGCAGCAACGCATTTGTAGCAGCGCATTATTGAATAAACATCTTTAACGCTACTAAACAGTGCtttcgaaaaaaaacgatcaattttattttccttatcaaaatttttattgaagttttaATAATACGTTACTAACAGATCAGCacaaggaagaaaaaaatattgtaaagtAGGTAAAAGGATAAACATCGttcgatttaaattaaaaacaccATATCATCATGAACCatgatgttgttgctttcgGTCATCTGATTCACGGCTGCCGTTATTTCACCGGGAGTAAACGCTTCATCGCCGCTGTTTTCGTTGATGTGTGTCGTCAATCGGGCAAGCGAGACCGATTGATCATGGAAATGTTTAAATGCCATAAACACGCCCTGGCGGAACAGTTTGAGGCGCGCTTCGCTGATCGCAACAACACTACTTTCGGCTGCCTCCTCCGTGTCCATGGTGGCGCTCTCGGCCACTCTCGGGCTGGTAATGGTAGTTCGGCGAGTGAGATCGCCCCGATCCGGAGGGGACGTTAGCAGCTCCTCGTGATCGGAATCATCGTGGTGTTCGACACGGGTTCGCTTGGAACGGCGCGTGCCTTGTGATGCTGCAGTCTCTTCCTGtactgctgcttcttcttcgtcgTCCTCCATCTCATCCTGCGAATCATCGTTCTCTGTGCGACGgcgctttttcttctccttctccaaCACCTTCTTGAAGTAAGCGAACTGTATCAGTTCGATCGCTGCTTGAGCATCCTGCTCGGCAACCGAGCGGGACATGCGCGCTTTGGCGTGGGCCGTCGATAGACGAATCAACGTTTCCAGCGTACGCGCTGTCACCGGTTGCGTGCGGGCAACGTCCGAATCCATCAAATCTTGCGACCGTAAACGGGAGTACTCATTCGAAATCATCTCACATGCTGTTTCAGTCAATTTCGGCTTCAGACATTTAGCAATGTGTATGTACTTGCGCATAAACTCCATCGAGAGGATCTGGTCGGTGCGCTTGCGCGACGCCCCATGCAGCAGTGGATCGTACTTTTCATACATCGGAGTTTCTTTGTCTTCCAGCGTGTCGGGATTGATGGTGGACAACATATCCACGGCGCTGACGCCCATGGGAAGCACATCGCCATCCTGCTCCTTCGGGTTGCGATAGCGATGCATGCGGACCACATGGTCGGAAATCATACGATCGTGATCGCTGTCGATTACATCCAACATTACGAACAGCAGATCGAACCGAGAAAGCAGCGAATCCTGCAGCCCAATGTTTTCCATCGGTGTTTTGTATTGGTCGTACTGCAATGAGAAAGGGAAAGATTACTTAGCAAAGCCCTCGCTTGAATGCGTTTGGCAGCATTTGCTACTTACTCGTCCGTATACGGGATTCGCTGCAGCAAGCACGGAGCAACGAGCGTTCAGCGACGCATGTATACCGGCCTTCGAAATGGTTACACGGCCTTGCTCCATCACCTCGTGGATAGCGGTTCGGTCGATGTCACTCATCTTGTCGAACTCGTCGATACACACCACGCCACGATCGGCTAAAACCATGGCACCGGCCTCGAGACGACGCTCGCCCGTCTCCTGATCGGTGGTAACGGCTGCAGTCAAACCGACACCGCTCGATCCGCGACCGGTCGTTGTGATTGCACGCGGTGCTGTATTCAGTACGTAGCGCAGAAGCTGCGACTTTGCGACACTCGGATCTCCGATCAGCAGCACATTCACGTCACCACGCAGACGCGTTCCGTTGGCCAGATTCTTCTCGATTCCTCCCAAGAGCAGGCACAGGATTGCCTTCTTCACGTACTCGTGTCCGTGTATCGACGGGGCTAAGCTTTTCGCGAGCAGATCGAAAATGTCATTGTTCTTGGCCAGCTTCTTGCACATATTGATCTCCTCACGAGTGACGCTCAGTGTGCTTTCCTTATTTAGCTGCGAAATGTTATTCGCGATCAGGATCGTGCGGAACGTGCCCGTTGTGTATCCGCCCTGCTTTCCGGGCAGACAACGGTAGTTACCCACGATCTGTACACGATCGCCCGGTTTGCAACGATCAACTAGATCATCGTCGCACACAACGTCCACCGAACGGGGCAGCTGACCCGCGGGGGCTTTCTCTGGCATTTCCTGAATGCTAAGCGTTTGATGGTCTTTGTACACCGACAGGCCAAACTCCGTCTCCAGCAGGTTGCCATCGTCATCCTTGGTCGGGTAGACGGCACTGGACGGCACGGCTTCAAACGAAGTGAGGTCCGTGTACCGGCGTTCCATCACCTTCTTCGTCGCCGGACAATAGTGCACACTCTTGACCACTTTGGGTCGGATAAGCGATACCTTCGTCACGATACCCTCGACGCACACGAGATTACCCAGAAAGCGCGAAGTCAACGAGCGTGGAGTTACATGCTTGTTGCCAAAGCTTCCCTCGAACGCTACGTGAAAGTCTTCCTGCGTCTTTGCGTAGCTCATATCGAGGGTTGAAACATAATCCTTCAACGCTCGCGAAAACGCCAGCTGCTCATCAAATGCGCTGTTCAGCAGAGCCAACGCACGGCCGGGATTCTTCCGCCGGATGTCGTTAATATTTACAACCAACCGTTTACTCTTATCGTTGATCATTTTTCGTACGTGGGCCGTGTATGTACCCTGGTCTTCCTACAGATAATCAACGAAAAGATCGTCCAGTTAGTACCTACTCTCGTGGGCTTCGGCTCATTTCCTCAGCAATCCGACCCGTAAACTTACCTCATCATCAAGGAAGTTGAGATATTCGTTTTGAATAGAGGCAAGTCGTTGATCGTCCTCTGCCATTTTTGCGTATTACGTTTGCGTAttggaaacaaacaacaatcgaAGGCAAAACGGTTGCGCGTTAGTTTTTCACCCACTTAATTCACGGAGCACAGCGAAGCAAAACGTACCAACTGGCGTGGGCAACAATCA
This is a stretch of genomic DNA from Anopheles merus strain MAF chromosome 2R, AmerM5.1, whole genome shotgun sequence. It encodes these proteins:
- the LOC121589265 gene encoding 39S ribosomal protein S30, mitochondrial; amino-acid sequence: MVRQFFQHFITNPGRVVKMLSRNFRPNLWLLGRHGHRALASRPLPSKEHEYTNSPEYPPIQDLSFPAKKKRERESWHQKIAKLSSVEEKLFEINMPKYYGYKMNMLTDEKFPYNIKPFMQYATRTCFQTGLPQYYDPLKEEAAKILESIQSELEDTIALELSNYRHVKRDETVSPVEKEETVVRSLLVQLNRTIANALAPKFNHLNEIETDVDPRHEAFWFLGGIYPPNLVRKIKEGVEWQKQYANDPYDRNIQYVGKPYMALRHKLLLEPLLSKDLESFNVKQDGAEIPDYRYDPLALGYIADFRHATTVPGFWPGEQHEFGLLSFQRRSHALNRHKYCAVDDLSEAIDAQGILSSFAWLLGQACYQGFSVFNDVTYPLTTQTVITDGKYWSFYAYQLNTTLLHSDQVDANSRYNLCWGTDAMQLYESIDENGKINGLNKEVLQQIIMFYINQPKERDVNLKPYLCPTETRVADIEDENRRVFMERAYKHMASNRPRHRLVPEVYQWEKIYKIDNKTRPMEPKRRPFELGENMYNRRMDEHALKYIPRAVRPGGPKSRPKFEATYYPNVRRQ
- the LOC121589264 gene encoding DNA replication licensing factor Mcm3, whose protein sequence is MAEDDQRLASIQNEYLNFLDDEEDQGTYTAHVRKMINDKSKRLVVNINDIRRKNPGRALALLNSAFDEQLAFSRALKDYVSTLDMSYAKTQEDFHVAFEGSFGNKHVTPRSLTSRFLGNLVCVEGIVTKVSLIRPKVVKSVHYCPATKKVMERRYTDLTSFEAVPSSAVYPTKDDDGNLLETEFGLSVYKDHQTLSIQEMPEKAPAGQLPRSVDVVCDDDLVDRCKPGDRVQIVGNYRCLPGKQGGYTTGTFRTILIANNISQLNKESTLSVTREEINMCKKLAKNNDIFDLLAKSLAPSIHGHEYVKKAILCLLLGGIEKNLANGTRLRGDVNVLLIGDPSVAKSQLLRYVLNTAPRAITTTGRGSSGVGLTAAVTTDQETGERRLEAGAMVLADRGVVCIDEFDKMSDIDRTAIHEVMEQGRVTISKAGIHASLNARCSVLAAANPVYGRYDQYKTPMENIGLQDSLLSRFDLLFVMLDVIDSDHDRMISDHVVRMHRYRNPKEQDGDVLPMGVSAVDMLSTINPDTLEDKETPMYEKYDPLLHGASRKRTDQILSMEFMRKYIHIAKCLKPKLTETACEMISNEYSRLRSQDLMDSDVARTQPVTARTLETLIRLSTAHAKARMSRSVAEQDAQAAIELIQFAYFKKVLEKEKKKRRRTENDDSQDEMEDDEEEAAVQEETAASQGTRRSKRTRVEHHDDSDHEELLTSPPDRGDLTRRTTITSPRVAESATMDTEEAAESSVVAISEARLKLFRQGVFMAFKHFHDQSVSLARLTTHINENSGDEAFTPGEITAAVNQMTESNNIMVHDDMVFLI